A genomic window from Oceanibaculum nanhaiense includes:
- a CDS encoding acetamidase/formamidase family protein: protein MSKHHTLSSSPETCHWGAFDAKIPPVLEVESGDRVTIHTVSGAPEVTQGEGIVVRPELKEIHAKSPRLLPGHILTGPVAVKGAMPGDVLEVRIIDVKLRDDWGWNIIRPLGGTLPDEFPDTRLLHIRMDLEKMVAKLPWGVDLPLDPFFGVMGVAPPPGWGAQTSIIPRAMGGNLDIKELRPGATLYLPVFNEGGLFSCGDGHAVQGDGEVCITAIETALSGTFEFIVRKDMSLKLPQAETAKHYITIGLDPDLDEAAKIALRGMIELICAKSNLSREDAYTLCSLACDLRVSQLVNQHKGIHAMLPKAALHGGK from the coding sequence ATGTCCAAGCACCATACGCTATCTTCCAGCCCCGAAACCTGCCATTGGGGCGCCTTCGACGCGAAGATCCCGCCGGTACTGGAAGTGGAATCGGGCGACCGGGTGACCATCCACACCGTTTCCGGCGCGCCGGAGGTGACGCAGGGCGAGGGCATCGTCGTCCGCCCGGAACTGAAGGAAATCCACGCGAAATCGCCGCGCCTGCTGCCCGGCCATATCCTCACCGGTCCGGTGGCGGTGAAGGGGGCGATGCCCGGCGACGTGCTGGAAGTGCGCATCATCGACGTGAAGCTGCGCGACGATTGGGGCTGGAACATCATCCGGCCGCTGGGCGGCACGCTGCCGGACGAGTTCCCGGATACGCGGCTGCTGCATATCCGCATGGATCTCGAGAAGATGGTGGCGAAGCTGCCCTGGGGCGTGGATCTGCCGCTCGACCCGTTCTTCGGTGTGATGGGCGTAGCACCGCCCCCGGGCTGGGGCGCGCAGACCTCGATCATCCCGCGCGCCATGGGCGGCAATCTCGACATCAAGGAGCTGCGCCCCGGCGCCACGCTCTATCTGCCGGTGTTCAACGAGGGCGGGCTGTTCTCCTGCGGCGACGGCCATGCCGTGCAGGGCGATGGCGAGGTCTGCATCACCGCCATCGAGACCGCGCTCAGCGGCACCTTCGAATTCATCGTCCGCAAGGATATGAGCCTGAAGCTACCGCAGGCGGAAACCGCGAAACATTACATCACCATCGGCCTCGACCCGGACCTGGACGAGGCGGCGAAGATCGCGCTGCGCGGCATGATCGAGCTGATCTGCGCCAAGTCCAATCTCAGCCGCGAGGACGCCTATACCCTGTGCAGCCTGGCCTGCGACCTGCGCGTCAGCCAGCTGGTGAACCAGCATAAGGGCATCCACGCCATGCTGCCGAAGGCAGCGCTGCATGGCGGGAAGTAG